In Bradyrhizobium sp. 200, the sequence ACCTCGATTCGGCATTTGCGAAAGCTTCGCTGGAACCGCTGCCGATCATCGAAACCAACGCCATTGAGATAATGCGCCACGCTGCCATTCTTGATAATGGCATCACCTTTCTTACGCCGTTTGACATCGAGTTCGAGCGACGCGTCGGCCGCCTCGTCTATGTGCCGGTGCGCGAGTTGGCGCACGAGACGCAGACGCTCATGCTGATCGGCCACGAGCGCGGGACGAGCGCGATCGCCAGCGTGCTCGCGGAGATGCTGAAGGCGATGATGCGTGAGGCCGCGGCGTGAGCGACCGGGGCGTCACCCGCAGTCACTGGGCGGGCCGCAACCGATCGCGCCCAATGCGATAAGACCGGAACGGTCATCGTGGCAAACATTTCACGGATTACGCCGCGTTCGATCGATGATCTGCATGCTTTTCAACGGTGTCACGATGCCGCGGACTCCCGACTCGAATCCCCTGCAGTGGCGTGCGGGCTTTCCGGTCAGTCGAGCGCCCATCCAGTACGATTGCAGAGCCGCAATTTCCCCATGATGGACTGGAGCGAGAGTTCAAGTTTTTCAATTGGTTAGAAGGCGGTGTGTGCACGATGTGTGCACCGGGAGATCAAAGAAAATCCAGCGACGACCGACGTCGGTAGGCCGAACTGCGGGCGGTGCGGTTCGCTGCGAGCGCGCTGGTGATTCTGGAGTGAGCGAAAATGGAACGCCTGCTTGTGGCGCAAAGCGGACATTCGTGGATCATTGCGCTTCCGCATCGTTCCGCGGCATTATGCGTCCCTGATAGAGTTTTCGGGAACGACGCCCGCAGCGTATCCAGGGAGGACAACATGACAGTTTCGACGGAACGCGCAGTCCTGGCTGGCGGCTGCTTCTGGGGTGTGCAGGATCTGCTACGCCGCTATCCCGGCATGATTTCAACCAGGGTCGGCTACACCGGCGGCGAGGTGCCAAACGCGACATATCGCAACCACGGCAATCACGCCGAAGCCATTGAGATCACCTTCGATCCGCAGACCATCAGCTATCGCAAGCTGCTGGAGTTCTTTTTCCAGATCCATGATCCCTCGACGCTGAACCGCCAGGGCAACGACCGTGGCGCGAGCTACCGGTCGGCCATCTTCTATACCAGCGACGCGCAGAGGCGCATCGCTGAAGACACCATCGCCGATGTCGATGCTTCCGGCCTTTGGCCGGGCAAGGTTGTCACCGAGGTGGCCCCTGCTGAACCGTTCTGGGAGGCCGAGCCCGAGCATCAGGATTATCTGGAAAAATATCCTGACGGTTACACCTGTCACTTCATTCGACCGGAATGGACGCTGCCGCATCGGGCGGGGAAAGCCGCAACAGGCGCGAGCGGAGTTTCGGCCGCGTGACAAAAGCCTCCGATTTGCTAGTGGCCGCCCTTGAGAACGAGGGCGTCGGGTACATCTTCGCCATTCCCGGCGAGGAGAATCTCGACGTGCTGGAGTCGCTGCGGCGCTCGAAGATCAAGCTGGTGCTGACGCGGCACGAACAGGCGGCCGGCTTCATGGCGGCCACCTACGGGCGGCTCACCGGGCGCGCGGGCGTCTGCCTGACGACGCTGGGTCCCGGTGCGCTCAATTTGACGACGGCTGCGGCCTACGCGCATTTGGGCGCGATGCCGATGGTCATGATCACAGGACAGAAGGCGATCCGGAGCAGCCGCCAGGCGCGCTTCCAAATCGTTGACATCGTCGCGACCATGCGGCCGCTCACAAAGATGGCGACGCAGATCGTCTCCGCGCAGAGTATCCCTACCTTGGTTCGCGACGCCTTCCGGGTCGCGCAGCAGGAGCGGCCGGGCCCCGTGCATCTCGAATTACCCGAGGATATCGCGGCCGACGAAGCCGCGGCCGACATCGTTCCCCTGCATGTCGTCGAGCTTCCGGTCGCGCCTGCGGCGGCCATCGAGCGCGCCGCAGGCATGATCATGGGCGCCAGCAGGCCGCTCGTCATGCTGGGCGCCGCGGCGAGCCGCCCGCATCTCGCCGAGCCGCTGTCGGCGTTCGTGCGACGATGCGGGATTCCATTCTTCAATACCCAGATGGGGAAGGGCGCCGTCAATGCCGGCTCCAATCTCTATATGGGCACGGCCGCGCTGTCGGAGCGGGATTGGGTTCACGAGGCCATCGACCAGGCCGATCTGATTATTTCGATTGGCCA encodes:
- the msrA gene encoding peptide-methionine (S)-S-oxide reductase MsrA, with product MTVSTERAVLAGGCFWGVQDLLRRYPGMISTRVGYTGGEVPNATYRNHGNHAEAIEITFDPQTISYRKLLEFFFQIHDPSTLNRQGNDRGASYRSAIFYTSDAQRRIAEDTIADVDASGLWPGKVVTEVAPAEPFWEAEPEHQDYLEKYPDGYTCHFIRPEWTLPHRAGKAATGASGVSAA